The following DNA comes from Alienimonas californiensis.
GCGAACGCACCACGGAGTACATGGAGAACCTCGCCCGGGTGAAGGAGGGCGTGGACGAGGCGATCTTCGCCGAGGACGTGCCCCCCGGGTATCGCGGCGGCATCCAACGGTACTTCGACGCCCTCGGCCCCGGCGCTGACGCCGCCGGCAATCCGGGCGCCGACGATGAATGAGGCCGCCGCGTCCCGGCGGGCGTTCCTCGGGGCGGCGTCAGCGGGCCTGTTCCTTGGCGCCGCCGGCTGCGGGGGCCGCGGCGGGGAGGAGGTGGTCCTTTACTGCGCCGCGGACCGCCTGCACGCCGAGCCGATTCTGCGGGAGTTCGAATCCCGCACCGGCGTCCACGTACGGGCCAAGTTCGACACGGAGGCCACAAAAAGCCTGTCGCTGGTCGGGTCGCTGATCCGCGAGGCCGACGCCCCCGTCTGCGACCTGTTCTGGAACAACGAACGCGGCGGCACGGAGGACCTCGCCGCCCGCGGGCTGCTCGCCCCGCACCGGGGGGAGGCGTGGGAGGCCACACCGCCGCAGCACCGCGACCCCGAAGGCCTCTGGTGCGGCTTCGGCGGCCGGCTGCGGGTCTGGATCGTCAACACTGACCGCCTGCCCGCCACCCGCGAGGCGGTCGAGGCGGAACTCGCCAAGGAGGCGGACCTCAGCTTCGCCTACGCCAACCCCCGCTACGGCACCACGCTGACGCACTTTTCGTTGCTCCACCGCGAGTTGGGCGACGACGGGCTGCGGGCGTTTGCGGAGCGTTTGGACGACGCCGGAGCGGTCACGGCGTCCGGCAACGCGGCGGTGAAGGACCTCGTCGCCGCCGGCACGGTCGCCTGCGGCTGGACCGACACCGACGACGCCTATCTCGCGATCGAAGCCGGCGCTCCGGTCGAGACGCTGCCCGTCGAAGTCCCCGGCCCGCCCGGACCGGCGCCGATCTGCATCCCGAATACTGTCGCCCTGACCCGAGGCGGCCCGAACGCGGCGCACGCCGCCCGGCTGGCGGATTATCTGCTTGGCAAAGAGGTCGCGGTGCGGCTGGCGAACGGGCCGTCGCGGCAGATTCCGCTCACGCCGGTCTCCGGGCCGCTGCCGGAGGACGTGAAGCAGTTCGCGGGTTTGGCCCGCGACGCCGTGCCGCTGGCGGGGCTGGCCCCGCATCGAGACGCCGTACTGGCGTGGCTGTCCGGCGAAGAAACGGCCGGCGCCTCGGCGAGCGGCGACGCGGCGTGAGTCTGTGGCCGAGCGTCCTGTTTTCGCTGGTCCGGGCGGCGTTGGTCGTCGGGCTGGCGTTGCCCGCGGCGGCGCCGATCGCCCGGCGGCTGCGGGAGGACCGGGCTGGGCTGTGGTGGGCGGCGACGCTCGCCCCGCTGCTCGTCCCCGAACTGCTGACCGGCTACGGATGGAGCAATTTTTCGTTGTCGCTCGCCGCAGATCCGGGGGCGAACGAGGCGCTGACGGCGGCGCTGATCTGGGGCCGGTGCGTCTGCGCCGCGGCGGCGTTGCTGGCCGTCGCCCCCGCCCCGGCCCGCACCGCGTCCGCGGTGTTCCTCAGAAAACTTATGTGGTCGCTAACGCCGAGGCCCCGCGGGGCCTCGGCGTTAGGGGCGTGGCTGAAGGAAGGGGCGCTGCGAACCCTCGCCCGGTTCGGGCCGGCGGCGGGGGTGGCGGGGCTGTACGCCTTCGGGCAGTTCGAGACGCCCAGCCTCGCTGGGACGACGGCGTGGACCGTCACGCTATTCGACGCTCACGCCCGGATGATCGACCTGTGGGATTCGCTCCGGCTGGCGTGGCCGGCCGCGGCGGTGCAACTGGTCGGGCTCGTCCCGCTGCTGATCTGGCTGCGGGGCGTGACGGGGCCGGGACGCCGGGACGAACGGCGGGCGCCAGCGTCGCGGCGGTCGAACTTTGTTGCCGGGCTGACCCTCGCGGCGGCGGGCGGGTTGACGGTGGTCGTTCCCGCCGCGGTGGTCGCCGGGGAGACGGGGGCGGAGGGGTTTCGCACGCTGGCCGAAAGCGGCTGGCGGGCGCAGCAGTTCGCGGCGGAGTGCGGCCGATCGCTGGCGATCGGCACCGTGGCGGCCGCCGTGGCGACCGGACTGCTGTGGGCGGTCGGCCGGGTGCGGGGGCCGGCGGGGACGGTGCTGCTGGCGGGGCTGATCGCCCCGGGGCTGTGCGGTTCGCTGATCGTGGGGCTGGTCGTGCAGGCCGGCCTGACGGCCGCGGCGGCGCACGGATGGCCGGGGGCGCGGGCGGTGCGGGACTCGGCGGTTCCGTTGATCCTTGCCCTCGCCGTGGTCCTCCTGCCGCGGGCGGCGCTGCTGCGGGCGTTCGCCGAGGGCCGGACCGCGGGGCGGTTCCTCACGCGGTTG
Coding sequences within:
- a CDS encoding extracellular solute-binding protein, translated to MNEAAASRRAFLGAASAGLFLGAAGCGGRGGEEVVLYCAADRLHAEPILREFESRTGVHVRAKFDTEATKSLSLVGSLIREADAPVCDLFWNNERGGTEDLAARGLLAPHRGEAWEATPPQHRDPEGLWCGFGGRLRVWIVNTDRLPATREAVEAELAKEADLSFAYANPRYGTTLTHFSLLHRELGDDGLRAFAERLDDAGAVTASGNAAVKDLVAAGTVACGWTDTDDAYLAIEAGAPVETLPVEVPGPPGPAPICIPNTVALTRGGPNAAHAARLADYLLGKEVAVRLANGPSRQIPLTPVSGPLPEDVKQFAGLARDAVPLAGLAPHRDAVLAWLSGEETAGASASGDAA